TCATCAAAATAATAGATATGGAATTTCAACATGCGCCAAAGGTATAAAGAGCACACTAAAAAACTACCATAACTGAAATATAAAGACAAATATTGCATTACAAGGAAGAAACTGCAAAACAAATATGGTGCAATGGTTACACTACATGAAAGATATAGAGAAAGAAACACAAGAAGTAAGAAAAGTACACagataaaataaactgacttATAGCATACAAATGTCTGAGTTCTTATAAACTTCAACATCTACTCTTCAATTTGTAAAAATGTTAAAAGAAATTATAATAATGATGATGCCGCTAGCCAATTTTTAGGTATGGAATTCCAATACTAAGTCCTTAAGAGTAAAATAGCTAATGATGAAAAACAGGAAATTGAAATGTTCCACTCTAACAAAGCTGTCTTGTCACATGATGAAATAGAGAAACAAAAACTGCTAGACTACACAACAGAGAAATAAAACCAAAAAAGCATAAAAGATTATCGTGTTCGATGATTTTAGAGTATTGTGACGAACCATTATCGGAAGTGGGATAATCTGCACTTCCAATTGATAGTATGATTACAGGACTGAGGAACACGGttattttttatgaaatttaCAGAACAACTCCTGACAAAAACCCAAAACACTGTATCCATAGATGATAAGAAAAGTTGGACCTTCAAAGAATCACCAAATTATGTAGGGCAGACGAGAAAATGGTGTTATAAAGGTGAGGGGCACTAAAAGTTAACCAACTAATAATTATCTTACCGAGAAGCAGATTTAAAGGTtattataattttgaaaaacaTATTGCCCACATGTGCCTAAGAAAGATATACAAAAAACATCAGGGATATCTATCGTCTCACATTATGCATTTGATAATCCCAACAGCGATATTGGACAGAAATTTCATGCAGATAAATAATTAGCAAAACATAAATATCCCAACTCAATTAAAAATGACTGGAAACTATTTAGGAACATACCCATCAATGGGACCACGCCAATCGGGAACACTTGCTTGAAAATCATCACCGATTCGCACACACGACATATGTGGCTCAGTATCTCTGAACATGAACTCCAGGGATCCTAGTTCACCTACTGATGCTGAAATGCCATATTTTCCAATCTCCATGCTGGTATTCAAATTACCGGAAGATTTCTCCTTCAGTATTTTGTGCTTCTTTTTCAAGCAAGAGTTACAAAGCCATTCACCAGCAGGTATTCTTGCTGCATGAGGTTCGCAGCAAGTAATATGAAAGGCATCTTCACAATTATCACAAAttaacaagttctttgaagttTCCAAATGCCCACAGACTTTGCATGTCTTTGAACAGCATCTGCTGCCAGAGTTACCAGTATTTTCAGCATCTGCTTGATTAGGTCTAGTCCGAAATTTCTCAAGCAGTCCCTGACTTCTGAGAATTGAAATGCATATATCTCTTTCTGAAATATCTGGCACCTTCTCAGTTACCAAAGCACCGGAAGAAGAGCACTCGCCTGTATCCTCCACATCAATTTTCAAGGAAGCCGATCCAACGTCCAGGTTTGACTTTGACGATGAACAATTATTACCACAAATGACATTCAAAGCTATATCCACGTCACTTATCAAGGCCTCTTCAGAACTAGCTCGTTCCTCAGTTGGACACTCGTCATAGTCTACTGTGGTATCTTGATTACATTCCACTGGACACGCAACAGGAAGCCATGTGGATTCTGTCCCGATTTCAGAAACTTTCTCTTGGGGAAGCCCAGCGGGAGCAGCTTCAGAACTGATGGAAGAGCGGCAAACATCACTACACTTAGCAGCAGAAGTTGGTTGGATTGTGCAAATGCAACTAGAGCTATGATTCTGCTTCCGACGATGATATACAAAAGACGGCGCAAAATTTTGGGACATTGTACTGTAGGTGGATTGCTGGAAACAATTTCTTACGCAGTTGAAGGAACATGGGCTGTCATCGGTTTTTCTCCCCGTATGATAAGATTTTCCACAGTCTTTGATATTAAACTCTCCACACATTGAACAATTTTCCATAATTCTAGTTCCAGGAATTTAATCATGTGAGTCCAGGTTTCATAAGACAGGCACATAAGAATAGCAATTTGACCACGTAACAGATGGAAATTTGCATCAGCACTCACAACTGAactacaaaaaaatatttagaaattCAGGCACCAAAAAACAATTTATAAAGTAGGTTTTTAGCAGTCAAATTATATCATATTAGTCAAATAATAACATCCAGGTCTAAAGATATCTCATCAGGACTAAAGCACGATTCATACAAGATACTATATTTGACGACTTCCTTTTAAAGGTACCTTCATAACCAGTAGATGATGCACCATTCACCTTAATAAGAACTAGTAAGGCAACACACGGTTTTCTGTTTTTATCTCATGGCATCGACACCTTTGTGACTTTGTCCTTTCACGGGTTTATTGTACCTAATTCTACATTGTGATTTGGAGAACTAACTCTTTGTCATTGCTGATTAGATTAACAACATCAAGCATATGATACAACGAAAAAGTATATAAATCCCACTAACTTATTTGAAGAAATACTGATGACTCTTTATTCCACAACAAATACCCAAAAAAAATCGCAACATAATGAAAAGCTTTGGATATATCTtccaaaaaaaaacacaaaaggcatattagaaaaaagaaaaggaaaccaTTTGCTCAAGAGATATCACATAAACATTGCCTTGATCGCCGCCCTTTCCCTGAAGTATCTAGCATCCAAGCATATTTAAAAGAGAAAAAGGACTAGAACTCCCAGCCTTGAGACCTCGATAGCTTGCAGGGGGAAATTCAATAGATATCTTAACACATAGAGATAACCAAGAGGCAATTTTTTAAGAAACCTATCTGGCTCACAAAATAATCACGAAAATGACAGAAAAGTGATCGGCAACCAATCTTCATTATTAGGGTAACAATACCTTTCTCGTCAAAAACCAGCCTTCAGAGCAGTATAAATATAGAAAAATAGTTGACAACATTTGTTCTATTCATGTTTTTTACCCTGATAGAATTTAAACAGCAGAAAATACATACACCTATGTTCTTTCATGTAGTTGAATAAACCATTGACGTGCCCAATATATTTCTCCCAACATATAATGTATGACATATTTGATATGTACCACTGTTGTCTCTAATTGCTTTAATGAAATTTAACAGAAAAACTAAGGTAGTGGAATAAAAGGATCCAGTAACATGAGTTGTCTCGTAACTAATGCAAATCCATGATTAAGCGGAAACCACTCACAAACTTAATATGGGCTCCAAAATTATTTCCTCATAGAATACAGATTACCCCCCTAAAGAAATCAATGTTTGATTTTTGTCTATCACGTCACTCATCCCATGGGGCTCAGATTCTGTCGCTTTTCTTGCACAcatttaacataaaataaatctaGATTGTCTTTGTATTCCAATCTTTTCCTCTTACATCATATCACCAACCAATGTCAAGAAACTCTGGCAGTGAAACAATGCTTGTCACCCATCTCTTATATCAGATTAATTCATCTCACAAACAGTTCTCTTTTCACAGAAATCACAGATTAATTCTGGTCTCATTTTCTATTTAGGTTTTCGTGTAAAACATTGCTATCTTTCTCAAAAACATCCAATTATTCTAGAACAAAAACGAATGATCATAAACAAATTAAACAAAAATCCACCGGTCACACAAATTTGCACAGGCTGTGCAAGTACACCAGATAATCAACAATCAAAACGATGCCAAAGATCAAACAAATAACTATTTCAAAACTACACCCAAGTGATTTCCAAAGGAGAGCACAACACAAAATTCAAGAATAAAAGAACAATGCACAAATACAGAAATTCTTTTATACCTTTAATCCGCCAGTGCAACAGTGCATGAGAAGGCTGTGTCTCCAACAAATTTTAAAGGGTCGAGGATTTTCTTTCTTGGAGAATGATGGACAAATGGGGGAGAGAGGGGACAGAGCTGCAGCCGTGTACTATACAACTGTGTTTACATATTCGAGCAAATGTAAATTAATTGAATAAAATTATTCAAAGGCCAAAAAAATCTCTATATTTTCCTTTTcaagtaaaataatttttttgttaaatcatGAATTTGAAACAGTTCATAGTTTCTTATCAACCATACTCAAAAAGATTTTTGCAAAACATGGACTATAATGGATTTACTTAAATtcaatatcgatgactcgacTTCGATATTTCTAATAATAGCATATTCCTTTCTCGAAATAGTAAGTTTGTTCGTTATCATCATTTTCAAATGAAATTTAATGTAATTATAACGGTAACAATAAAAAACATTTTCCGACGTTTTTCTAGATTCATCGTTCATATTCATAAAAATAACGAGAAATCACTCAATATTTATGATGTGTGTCAATGGACATATTTTCAAAATGAATTTGACTCAagtctataaaaaaaatataaattataaatcattGTGTTATtagtatataataataaatttataattatcaTACAAAAATTCTATAATATAAACACACATTATGAGCGTAAATATACGGCCTAGACCTCATTAAACCATATACACAATTTTGTCGGCCTTTTGTAATGGATTATAATCCATTGGGCTCAGAATGGATCGGTCATATTGGGCCACGAAGCCCggattatgattatttttatttttttttaaatcatattcaGAGTAGAAGGACTCGAATATGAGTCACTACAAAGAGAAAACAAGACGAGATCATTAAGAGCTAAAGCTCGTGCTAAACATTAATAAAAACGTAAAAATCAACCAAAGATTTGATTGGAAGTAATTTTATGTCAATGAATTCGCAATAATATAGATTTTTTAATATGtaataatatacaaaataaGGATATATTGAGtattaaataaagaaaacataccATATTACGATACCAAATTTAGTTAATATAAGTTActtaaatttataataataaaaataactagCTACCGAGGCACATAGGTTACATGTGTATAAAAGAGAGACggtttttcctttttaaattaaaaaaaatgatgggTTATTATCTCTATCTTGAAAAATACCATTTGATTACTATGaaaatttctaataaaattatCACATCATAAATAAAACATTCTGATATAAATTGCCTTAATAATTTCACATtagtttatattaaaaaataaatgcaTATTTAACATGCTTCTCAAAAAGTACTAGTTTTAAATTTGCACATAACAATTAACACACAACAAAATCTAACTTTATGAGAACAATCTTTTGTTCAAATAGTATCATAGATTTTGTTTATGGGCTATTTACGAGCTTCATTCAGTTCATAATTATCACAAAAGGAGCATACTGATGAAGTTATCAATACTGACATCAACATGAGATGTAATTATCAACTTCGTCTCGACAACTTCATATCATCATTGCAACCTCGAATAACAGGTATTAAATATAGGTTACCTAGTCAGACCATTTGGTTGAGAGCTTGAGAAGGTCGACTAAATCAGACCATTTTTAACGTGTCGATAAGCTTTATGTTGCTTTTGTGTTTTCATCAATTTAATGCACCCACGTTCTTTTTTTTAACTATTTAAAGATGTAATTTATACTTAATTATTTGGAAATATCGTccaaatttactaaaataaaatatattttattatgaaattatctgaattttcatatatatgaaataaaatattagctTAAACGATAATAATTCAGATTTCAGATAATTATTtcgtaaaaatatatattttaaatttccattatttttttaatgaaaaacacAAATATTTAGATATAGGGAATTCATTGAGAAGGAGTAAAGGTGAGGCATCTATCTCCACCAAATGGACATACTGAGTAGTAACCTACTCCAAATTGATCTATGAATAACACAAAAAACTCGTGAGATTGTCTTATACgtcaatttataaaatgaatatCTCATCCGACTTaaatcatgaaaaaaatattgttttttatatcgaaaaaattttaaacatggATCAAATCGATCGTCTCACGAA
This is a stretch of genomic DNA from Primulina eburnea isolate SZY01 chromosome 11, ASM2296580v1, whole genome shotgun sequence. It encodes these proteins:
- the LOC140804976 gene encoding uncharacterized protein isoform X1 gives rise to the protein MENCSMCGEFNIKDCGKSYHTGRKTDDSPCSFNCVRNCFQQSTYSTMSQNFAPSFVYHRRKQNHSSSCICTIQPTSAAKCSDVCRSSISSEAAPAGLPQEKVSEIGTESTWLPVACPVECNQDTTVDYDECPTEERASSEEALISDVDIALNVICGNNCSSSKSNLDVGSASLKIDVEDTGECSSSGALVTEKVPDISERDICISILRSQGLLEKFRTRPNQADAENTGNSGSRCCSKTCKVCGHLETSKNLLICDNCEDAFHITCCEPHAARIPAGEWLCNSCLKKKHKILKEKSSGNLNTSMEIGKYGISASVGELGSLEFMFRDTEPHMSCVRIGDDFQASVPDWRGPIDGECDLNGVQIEIHPLEDDCSWEWKSTKPLKLSSIGNWIQCREMIEGVRKGVDGTMCGKWRRAPLFEVQTDKWECFCCIHWDPAHADCAVPQELDTEEVMKQLKYVELLRPRLAAKRRKLNCLKSNGSQDLSRS
- the LOC140804976 gene encoding uncharacterized protein isoform X2; amino-acid sequence: MENCSMCGEFNIKDCGKSYHTGRKTDDSPCSFNCVRNCFQQSTYSTMSQNFAPSFVYHRRKQNHSSSCICTIQPTSAAKCSDVCRSSISSEAAPAGLPQEKVSEIGTESTWLPVACPVECNQDTTVDYDECPTEERASSEEALISDVDIALNVICGNNCSSSKSNLDVGSASLKIDVEDTGECSSSGALVTEKVPDISERDICISILRSQGLLEKFRTRPNQADAENTGNSGSRCCSKTCKVCGHLETSKNLLICDNCEDAFHITCCEPHAARIPAGEWLCNSCLKKKHKILKEKSSGNLNTSMEIGKYGISASVGELGSLEFMFRDTEPHMSCVRIGDDFQASVPDWRGPIDGECDLNGVQIEIHPLEDDCSWEWKSTKPLKLSSIGNWIQCREMIEGVRKGVDGTMCGKWRRAPLFEVQTDKWECFCCIHWDPAHADCAVPQELDTEEVMKQLN